One Burkholderia sp. 9120 genomic window, GGTTTCAAGGCCAGTTCGTTTCTTCAACAACGAATGGGCTTTTCAAAGCGCAACTACATTAGGGGAATTAGCCATGTCGGATCAGATCAATACCCGGCGCCGTCGTTTGCTCGGCACGACGATTGCGGGGCTCAGCCTGCTGGAACTGGGCCTGAGCGGAATCGCCAACGCGCAGTCCAACGACACGCCGGCGGGGTCCCGCCTCGTGTCGTTCGACAACCTGAAGCAGGTCAACATCGGCACGCTTAGCATGGGCTACGCGGAAGCCGGTCCGCGTCATGGTCCGGTGGTGATTCTTCTGCACGGCTGGCCTTACGACATCTACAGTTTCGCTGAAGTCACGCCGTTGCTCGCGGCGGCCGGCTATCGCGTCATCGTGCCGTATCTGCGCGGCTACGGCACCACGCGGTTCCTGTCCGCGGATACGCCGCGCAACGGGCAGCAGGCGGTGGTCGCCGTGGACATCATCGCGCTGATGGATGCGCTGAAGATCGACAAGGCGATTTTCGGCGGCTTCGACTGGGGCGCGCGCACGGTGAACATCATTGCGGCACTGTGGCCGGAGCGATGCAAGGCGATGGTATCGGTGAGCGGCTATCTGATCGGCAGCCAGGAAGCGAATCGCACGCCGTTGCCGCCGAAAGCGGAACTGGCCTGGTGGTATCAGTTCTATTTCGCCACGGAACGCGGCTATGCGGGTTATGAAGCGAACCGCCACGACTTCAACAAACTGATCTGGCACACGGCCTCGCCGAAATGGAATTTCGACGACGCGACGTTCGAGCGTTCGGCCGAGTCGTTCAACAATCCGGACCATGTCGCGGTGGTGATTCACAACTATCGCTGGCGTTTGGGGCTGGTCAAGGGCGAGCCGCAATACGACGAGCTGGAGAAGCGTCTCGCCACGGCGCCGACTATTGCCGTGCCGACCATCACCATGGAAGGCGACGCCAACGGCGCGCCGCATCCCGATCCGGCTGCGTACGCGAAGAAGTTCACCGGCAAGTACGCGCATCGCAACATTGGCGGCGGTATCGGCCATAACCTGCCGCAGGAAGCGCCGAAAGCGTTCGCCGATGCGGTGATCGACGTTGCCCATCTTTAATACGGTGAGCGACTCGGGCGAGTCGCTCATAAAAAACGGGCCGCAGCGATAGGTTTATCGCTGCGGCCCGTTCGACCATTTGCGCTTTACTCTTTCTGCGCAAGCAGTGCCTGAATGGCCGCTTCGGTCTTGGCGTAGTCGCCTTCGCCGAAGTGCGTGTAGACCAGCTGGCCTTTCCTGTCGATCAGATAGAACGCGGGCCAGTACTGGTTGTTGTAAGCGCTCCACGTTGCATACTGGTTGTCCTGCGCGACCGGATAGGTAATGCCGAAACGCTTGATGGCGGTCTTGACGTTATCCGTATCGCGCTCGAACGGGTACTCGGGGGTGTGGACGCCGATTACCGTGAGTCCCTGATCCTTGTACTTCTGATTCCAGCTTTTCACGTACGGCAGCGTGTTGATGCAGTTGATGCAGGTGTAGGTCCAGAAATCGACCAGCACGACCTTGCCGCGCAGTTTCTGGATCGTGAGCGGATCGCTGTTCAGCCATGTGCTGATGCCGGTGAACTCCGGCGCGCGAGGGCCCGTCTTGAGCGGCTCCGCGATGGCGGCCGTACCGGTGACCGCGGTGGCGGCGAATGCGGCGGTCATGGCCAGCGTTTTCAGTCGATTGAGATTCAGCATGTCGTAGTCCTTTCGGGGCGAGTAGTAAGTGGTGAATGCAGGCGCCATCCGGCAGACCTGCTTGCGGATCGAACGGCGTAGCGGAGAAGAACTCATGGCCGTCGTGCCGTTGATCGCATGGCCTTATTGAAGCGTTCGCGGGTATCTGGCTTGTGTCGGCGGGTGTGTCCCGGTGCAATGTTTTGTGTCTGGCGACAGGGCAGATACATTGCGACACAAATCACCCGGCAAGCCGCGCTATAAAGCAGTCATTGCCTGATCACGGAGAGCTGTATGAGCGCCAATGTATTGAAAGGGTCCTGCCATTGCGGGGCCGTCAAATTCGAAATTCGTGCCCCGATCGAGCCCGCCGGGCGCTGCAATTGCAGCCTGTGCCGCCGCAAGGGCGCGCTGATGACGCCGCTGTTCCCCGCGAATGAATTGACGATTCTTCAGGGCGAAGAGGACCTCACGCTGTACCAGTTCAACACGCGGGTGGCGAAGCACTATTTCTGCCGCCATTGCGGTATCTACCCGTTTCATCAGACGCGTAAAGACCCGCTGCTGTGGCGCGCCAATATCGGTTGCCTTGACGGGATCGACCCGTATACGCTGGAAGCCGGTGTTGCCAACGGCGCCAGCCTGTCCGTGGTGGAGGACGCATGAGGCGGCTGCTGTCGATCATCGCCTTCGTGGCAGGCGGCCTGGCCGCGGAATTAGTGCACCCGGTGCAGTGTTCGTTGCTCAATTCGAGCCGGGTGCAGGTGAAACGTCAAAAGAGATGATGCGTTGATGGACACGACCGACCATGTACTGATCGTCGACGACGATCGCGGCATTCGCGAACTGATTGCCGGCTACCTCGAGAAGAATGGCATGCGCGTCTCGCTCGCGGCCAACGGACGGCAGATGCATGCCGCGCTGGAGCACGGCGCGCCGGATCTGATCGTGCTCGATCTGATGATGCCGGGTGAAGATGGCCTGGTGCTGTGCCGCGAACTGCGGGCCAGCAAGTTCCGGTCGGTGCCCGTGCTGATGCTGACCGCTCGTAATGAAGAAGCCGACCGTATTCTCGGTCTGGAAATGGGCGCGGACGACTATCTGCCCAAGCCGTTTGCCGTGCGCGAACTGCTTGCGCGGATTCGCGCGGTACTGCGCCGCGCGCGCATGCTGCCGCCCGGCATGCAGGTCTCGGAGTCCTCGCAGATGCTGGGATTCGGCGACTGGCGGCTCGATACGACCGCGCGCCATCTGCTCGACGCGGAGGGCACCATGGTCGCGTTGAGCGGCGCGGAATACCGGTTGCTGCGTGTGTTTCTCGATCATCCGCAGCGCGTGTTGACGCGCGATCAGTTGCTCAATCTGACCCAGGGTCGGCAAGCCGATCAGTTCGACCGCTCGATCGATCTGATGGTGAGCCGCTTGCGTCAGCGCCTGCGCGACGTGGCTCGCGAGCCGCGTTACATCAAGACGCTGCGCAGCGAGGGTTATGTGTTTTCCGCGGCGGTCAACGTGATCGAGGACGAGCAATGAACGCGCGTGCCTGGCTGCATTGGCCGCGCTCGCTGTTCGCGCGGCTGACGGTGATTCTTTTCATTGGTCTGGCGTCGGCGCAGGCGTTGTCGTTCTGGCTCACCATGACCGAACGCGACCAGACGATGACGAACATCATGACTGGTTATATCGAACGGGAAGTGACGAGTTCGGTCGCGTTGCTCGATCATTTGCCGGCCAATGAGCGCGCGCAATGGTTGCCGCGTCTCGCGCGGCGCAGCTACGAATTTATTCTCGGGCCTGGCGTGAGCGGCGGCCCGGTCGATGCGAATTTGTCGGCACGAATTGCCGCCTCCATTTCCGATGGGATCGGGACCAACTATCCGCTGACGGTCAATGCGGTGCCAGGCGACGACGAGCGCTTGCAGGTTCATCTGAAGCTCTCGGACGGCGCGCCGTTGACGATCGATCTGCGGCCCATGTCGAGCGCGCCGCTGTCCGGTTGGCTGTTATCCGGCTTGCTGCTGCAATTGATCGTGCTGATTGCGTGCTGCTGGCTGGCGGTGCGATTGGCGACACGTCCGCTGCATGAATTGGCCGTCGCCGCCGATATGCTCGGCCCCGATCTGAAGGCGGCGAGGTTGTCGGAGAAAGGGCCGTCCGAAGTGGCGCGCGCCGCGCGAGCGTTCAACGCCATGCAGGACCGCATCGCGATGTACATGACCGAACGCATGCAGATTCTCGCGGCGATCTCGCACGACCTGCAAACACCGATCACCCGTATGCGATTGCGCGTTGACGTGATGGAAGGCGAACCTGAAGGCGCGAAACTGCGTCAGGATCTGCAGGAAATGGAAGCGTTGGTGAAGGAGGGCGTGACGTACGCGCGGACGTTGCACGGCGCGACGGAGGTGCGCTGCCGTATTGATCCCGACGCGCTATTCGACAGCCTGGTGTGCGACTACGTCGACGCCGGACAGTCGGTGTCGTTGCAGGGATCGTTCGGCGCGCCGATCATGACGCGGCCCCAGGCGTTGCGTCGCATTGTCGGTAATCTCGTGGACAACGCATTGAAGTTCAGCGGCGCCGCCGAGATCCAGGTCGCGGTGTTGCACGATGGGCAGGCCACGATCACCGTGTCGGACCGCGGCCCCGGTATTCCCGCCGAGTCGCTGGAGGCCGTATTCGAACCGTTCTTCCGACTCGAAGCATCGCGTAATCGCAATACGGGGGGAACCGGTCTTGGTCTCGCCATCGCAAGACAACTCGCTCTCGCAATGGACGCGACCCTCTCTCTGCACAATCGCGAGGGCGGCGGACTGGAAGCGAGACTCATGTTGAAGAACTTGAGCGAGACGGCGAAAAGGCCGTGAAAAAAATATTTCGCGAATAGGGTTGACCAATGAAATCTCAGTCTGCATAATTCGCCTCCCGTTAGATGACGGACGCGAAGAAAGCAGAGCTTCTGAGCAAAATGATCTTTAAAAATTAACAGCCGATAAGTGTGGGCGCTTGATGCGAGACGCGAGGCGGATCTTTCGGGATCTGCCGCAAAGCGAAAGTATCAAGTCTCACACAGTAATGAAAGGAAGGTTTGACTGTCGAAAGACGATCGAACAATTCGTCAGTACGTTGAGTGAGCGACCGGTTCTTAACGGAACCGAAAAACAGTAACAGGTTTGAACTGAAGAGTTTGATCCTGGCTCAGATTGAACGCTGGCGGCATGCCTTACACATGCAAGTCGAACGGCAGCACGGGGGTAACCCTGGTGGCGAGTGGCGAACGGGTGAGTAATACATCGGAACGTGTCCTGTAGTGGGGGATAGCCCGGCGAAAGCCGGATTAATACCGCATACGCTCTACGGAGGAAAGGGGGGGATCTTAGGACCTCTCGCTACAGGGGCGGCCGATGGCAGATTAGCTAGTTGGTGGGGTAAAGGCCTACCAAGGCGACGATCTGTAGCTGGTCTGAGAGGACGACCAGCCACACTGGGACTGAGACACGGCCCAGACTCCTACGGGAGGCAGCAGTGGGGAATTTTGGACAATGGGCGAAAGCCTGATCCAGCAATGCCGCGTGTGTGAAGAAGGCCTTCGGGTTGTAAAGCACTTTTGTCCGGAAAGAAAACTTCTGTCCTAATACGGCGGGAGGATGACGGTACCGGAAGAATAAGCACCGGCTAACTACGTGCCAGCAGCCGCGGTAATACGTAGGGTGCAAGCGTTAATCGGAATTACTGGGCGTAAAGCGTGCGCAGGCGGTCCGCTAAGACAGATGTGAAATCCCCGGGCTTAACCTGGGAACTGCATTTGTGACTGGCGGGCTAGAGTATGGCAGAGGGGGGTAGAATTCCACGTGTAGCAGTGAAATGCGTAGAGATGTGGAGGAATACCGATGGCGAAGGCAGCCCCCTGGGCCAATACTGACGCTCATGCACGAAAGCGTGGGGAGCAAACAGGATTAGATACCCTGGTAGTCCACGCCCTAAACGATGTCAACTAGTTGTTGGGTCTTCATTGACTTAGTAACGTAGCTAACGCGTGAAGTTGACCGCCTGGGGAGTACGGTCGCAAGATTAAAACTCAAAGGAATTGACGGGGACCCGCACAAGCGGTGGATGATGTGGATTAATTCGATGCAACGCGAAAAACCTTACCTACCCTTGACATGTATGGAAGTCTGCCGAGAGGTGGATGTGCCCGAAAGGGAGCCATAACACAGGTGCTGCATGGCTGTCGTCAGCTCGTGTCGTGAGATGTTGGGTTAAGTCCCGCAACGAGCGCAACCCTTGTCCCTAGTTGCTACGCAAGAGCACTCCAGGGAGACTGCCGGTGACAAACCGGAGGAAGGTGGGGATGACGTCAAGTCCTCATGGCCCTTATGGGTAGGGCTTCACACGTCATACAATGGTCGGAACAGAGGGTTGCCAAGCCGCGAGGTGGAGCCAATCCCAGAAAACCGATCGTAGTCCGGATCGCACTCTGCAACTCGAGTGCGTGAAGCTGGAATCGCTAGTAATCGCGGATCAGCATGCCGCGGTGAATACGTTCCCGGGTCTTGTACACACCGCCCGTCACACCATGGGAGTGGGTTTCACCAGAAGTAGGTAGCCTAACCGCAAGGAGGGCGCTTACCACGGTGGGATTCATGACTGGGGTGAAGTCGTAACAAGGTAGCCGTATCGGAAGGTGCGGCTGGATCACCTCCTTTCTAGAGCTGAACGTGTCGAACGTTGAGCGCTCACGCTTATCGGCTGTGATTCTGAATGGACAATCTTCAGTGCATAGTGTTCTGCGAGCAGGTAATGCGCAGAGTACTTTGCATTGGCGATTGAGCCAGTCAGAGTGATACGTGGTTATAGCAACCATGATATCGGCTGTCGTTCTTTAACAATCAGGAAGAAGTAGTAAAGAGATTCACGAAAGCATATCTAGAGATGGGTGTGTGAGTAGGTGAATCAGGGTTGTGATTGTATCAATGTATGAAAAGGTGATCGAAAGATTGCCTTGGAATACGGCGCAACACGAATACTCAACCTGTAACGATGTGACCCGCGCTGCGTTCCCAGTGAACGCGGTATGAGACACACCCGTTATAGGGTCAAGCGAACAAGTGCATGTGGTGGATGCCTTGGCGATCACAGGCGATGAAGGACGCGGTAGCCTGCGAAAAGCTACGGGGAGCTGGCAAACGAGCTTTGATCCGTAGATGTCCGAATGGGGAAACCCACTCCGAATGGAGTATCCATGACTGAATACATAGGTCATGCGAAGCGAACGCGGTGAACTGAAACATCTAAGTAACCGCAGGAAAAGAAATCAACCGAGATTCCCAGAGTAGTGGCGAGCGAAATGGGATCAGCCTGTACTCTTTATCTTCATTGTTAGTCGAAGGCTCTGGAAAGTGCCGCCATAGCAGGTGATAGCCCTGTAGACGAAAACAGCGAGGAAGAACTAGGTGTACGACAAGTAGGGCGGGACACGTGAAATCCTGTCTGAAGATGGGGGGACCATCCTCCAAGGCTAAATACTCGTGATCGACCGATAGTGAACCAGTACCGTGAGGGAAAGGCGAAAAGAACCCCGGGAGGGGAGTGAAATAGATCCTGAAACCGCATGCATACAAACAGTAGGAGCCTCCTTGAGGGGTGAC contains:
- a CDS encoding GFA family protein, which gives rise to MSANVLKGSCHCGAVKFEIRAPIEPAGRCNCSLCRRKGALMTPLFPANELTILQGEEDLTLYQFNTRVAKHYFCRHCGIYPFHQTRKDPLLWRANIGCLDGIDPYTLEAGVANGASLSVVEDA
- a CDS encoding alpha/beta hydrolase — its product is MSDQINTRRRRLLGTTIAGLSLLELGLSGIANAQSNDTPAGSRLVSFDNLKQVNIGTLSMGYAEAGPRHGPVVILLHGWPYDIYSFAEVTPLLAAAGYRVIVPYLRGYGTTRFLSADTPRNGQQAVVAVDIIALMDALKIDKAIFGGFDWGARTVNIIAALWPERCKAMVSVSGYLIGSQEANRTPLPPKAELAWWYQFYFATERGYAGYEANRHDFNKLIWHTASPKWNFDDATFERSAESFNNPDHVAVVIHNYRWRLGLVKGEPQYDELEKRLATAPTIAVPTITMEGDANGAPHPDPAAYAKKFTGKYAHRNIGGGIGHNLPQEAPKAFADAVIDVAHL
- a CDS encoding response regulator, with protein sequence MDTTDHVLIVDDDRGIRELIAGYLEKNGMRVSLAANGRQMHAALEHGAPDLIVLDLMMPGEDGLVLCRELRASKFRSVPVLMLTARNEEADRILGLEMGADDYLPKPFAVRELLARIRAVLRRARMLPPGMQVSESSQMLGFGDWRLDTTARHLLDAEGTMVALSGAEYRLLRVFLDHPQRVLTRDQLLNLTQGRQADQFDRSIDLMVSRLRQRLRDVAREPRYIKTLRSEGYVFSAAVNVIEDEQ
- a CDS encoding thioredoxin family protein; translation: MLNLNRLKTLAMTAAFAATAVTGTAAIAEPLKTGPRAPEFTGISTWLNSDPLTIQKLRGKVVLVDFWTYTCINCINTLPYVKSWNQKYKDQGLTVIGVHTPEYPFERDTDNVKTAIKRFGITYPVAQDNQYATWSAYNNQYWPAFYLIDRKGQLVYTHFGEGDYAKTEAAIQALLAQKE
- a CDS encoding ATP-binding protein, with amino-acid sequence MNARAWLHWPRSLFARLTVILFIGLASAQALSFWLTMTERDQTMTNIMTGYIEREVTSSVALLDHLPANERAQWLPRLARRSYEFILGPGVSGGPVDANLSARIAASISDGIGTNYPLTVNAVPGDDERLQVHLKLSDGAPLTIDLRPMSSAPLSGWLLSGLLLQLIVLIACCWLAVRLATRPLHELAVAADMLGPDLKAARLSEKGPSEVARAARAFNAMQDRIAMYMTERMQILAAISHDLQTPITRMRLRVDVMEGEPEGAKLRQDLQEMEALVKEGVTYARTLHGATEVRCRIDPDALFDSLVCDYVDAGQSVSLQGSFGAPIMTRPQALRRIVGNLVDNALKFSGAAEIQVAVLHDGQATITVSDRGPGIPAESLEAVFEPFFRLEASRNRNTGGTGLGLAIARQLALAMDATLSLHNREGGGLEARLMLKNLSETAKRP